The DNA region GTGGATGTAGCTGCCTCCTCCATCAGGACCACCACCAGGAAGAGAGATGATGGAGCCACGGCGAGAGTCTGCATTGTCTTCCTTGAGGTAATACCTTTTGTATTCACCATTGTCGTATCTATATCCCATATGCCAACCACCACCGATCCCCATGTTGGTTTCGCCAGTAAGCGTGCTGTGGCGTCTCATGCTGAGCGTGCTTCCCCCTGTGGGATGCGGGATCATGTCCTTGTCCATGCTCGTCGTCTGGCGAGACATCAACGGGCTACGGAGATCGTTGTCCGAGTCATCATCACCCGCGTTATCGTCGGTCGCGTAGTCATCGTGGTCTTTGTTGAACTGGCTCTCGACGTCTTTCTCCCAGTGAGCTGGTTTCCCGTGGGGAGGAGCATCAGCGTTGGTGCTGAACATGCTTCCGAAATGAGGGAAGATCCCACTCCTCGTGTTTCCACCACCTGCTTCAGGCATCTTCTCGTGGAGACTGTCGAACAGACCCACGAGGGGGTCTTTGAGGATCATGCTTTGGTTTGCTACGCTTCCGTGGCGAGAGCGTAGAAACATCGAGCTCTGCTGTTCGGGGACGGGTCGAGCAATGTAGGATTGGTTCTCGTGTGTTCCGAGAAGCCTCATTTGTCCGTCCTCGTCAACGGTTTCAAGTGCTTCGTGATCATCTAATGTTACTAAGAGATCCTCTAGTGTTTTCTCTCCTCCTATGTCTAGTCCTTCAACAAGCAAAGCCATCTCATCTGCAATAACATATAAACAACAACCCAATGAAACATGGTCACTGGAAAATTAATATTTCGGAATAGGACCGACACGTGGTAACACCTGACTAATCTGGACCACTTATTAACATGATTCCTAAAAAATTTGTAAGTTATATACGTGCATATATTTATAGAACTCCCAAATTatgaaaatctttttttaataattattaataaatatttactgTCCCAAAATCTCAGATCGGACCTTGCAAGTGACTAAACCGAAGAAAGATAGTGAGAAGAAGCCTTACCGGTAACATCTTCTCTGCCACACAACTGTTGAAGCACCTTCTTGGCTTCATCCATTCTTCCTTTACTAACCAGCCAACGAGGAGACTCAGGCAAGTAAAAGACAGTGAAAAACAAATAGACGAGAGATGGTATCGAGAGGACACCAAGCATCCCTCTCCAGCTAGGAGCATCGCTGAGGGACATAGCGAAAACCATGCAGTAAGACAAGAACATTCCACCAGAGCCAAGAAACTGAGGGAGAGTGTTGAGCTGTCCTCTGATCTCGGGAGGAGCCGTTTCGGAGATGTAAACAGGGACAAGGGTGACCGCGAGACCGGCACCAAACCCATCGAGAAGCCTAGCTAAGCAGAGGACATAGACGTTTGGAGACCATAGCATGATCAAACCGCTGAGGAAATACATGACCGATGATAAAATGAGCATGGGGCGTCTCCCTAGCCAGTCAGAGATGGGTCCTGAGCAAGTGGTGATGACCGTTGCACCGATCAGAGACATTGCTACGACAAGACCTTGAACAGAGGTTGCTAGATTCATGTCTTTGTTGATATACACCATAGCTCCTGCAAAACCAAATCTCAAAAATGAGAATTGCTCTGATTGTTGATTCAaatctagagagagaaaaaaaagttacaaaccAGCAATGGTGGCATTGTCCCATCCTTGCAAGAAATTGCCGATTGTGGCGGCGAGAGCAACAAGCGTCGCTCCCTTCATTGTTCAAACAACCTTAAACCACCAAATCAACAGtcaaagtttcaaacttttgagTCAAAATCTTAGTCAATCCAGATCTAAACCACAAATATAATAAACCCACAAGATTCAGTTCGAGAAAACTAAAAGACCCTTCATCAAaggattgattttttttagctTTACAGAGTAAGGAAGCAAAAAGATAAGAACCCAAAAGGTGTCttttacctttttttcttttacaattcTCCGACAGTAACGAGGAACTTAAGCTCTCTTTTCTTGTTTGCTTTGCCTTTTCGCTTCTGGTTTATAAAGCAAAGAGGCGTTGAAATAGGGGTGAATGATTTGGACTTGTTTTGATTATTTGCCAagtttagagatttttttttttaatgtacaGACAGAGAGGCTCCGGTGATGATATCTACAAGTAAGGACAAGAGGTGATGAATGGTTTATTGCTACAAAATGAAGTAAAATTATTGCTACCAAACAAAAGTTTTATTactcttttctctttttgttcCCAATGGAATATTCTCACCGCCGGGATCTAACTCTATGTTCTTGGGAAAGTGAAAAGAAGACAATAATTGAATTTACATCACTATTCTTCATTTCTTCTGGTGGCTAAAAATCTGCGGGGGGGGCGAGCTATTTAAGATGACGGTGTAATGTACGTTCAAGGGTAATTGTTTGAAATTGCGTTCAagggtaatttttttttacggaaaacataaatatattccgctagaattttttcttttacagtttTCCTAGTATTCGGAGCTTCGAGAGAATTCGACTAGCGCCAATGACCGTTTACCGGAACATAGCCGGAGAGTCCGCCGAGACATCTAGAAAAACTGGTGATCACTCCATTTAAATCCTACCAGTGGCCACAACAGATTGGTAATTATGCATCTATATAAATGATAAACAATAGTTAATTTTGCGTGCAAGTATATTCACCATTTTAATTCTCATTCTATAAACATGTATGACATTGAGTAGTTGAAACTCTTCtttagtttttctttatgtcttatatataaattgtaaatacCGGTTATTCTTCTGGTTCAAcgataatataaaatataaaaaaatagatttataataaAAGAGTCAAAACTTTTTAGTTAGTTTGTAAATGGTAACAATAAAAATGGAATTAGTGAGATAAATGTGGATAGAATAAAATGAacgaaattataaaaaatgggAATATATTCACTCAATTTATTCCTTAACGAAGTTAGAAAAGAATAATTATAATTCTGTATTTGTATTATTTTGGTATAGTTATGGAATTAATGAAATGAGTATTTCATTCCTTTCATGTtaaatggtaaaaaaatattctttccGTATTAATTTAAGtaatgtttaagatttttgttttgtttcataataattgatgttcttaatattctatattaaatttaatgtCATTTAAAATGTGTGACCAATTAAAcaatactatatttttattgattaaactAATTTcgtttaatgttatttttatgtaaccaagataaattacataaaatttatattttcttaatatttgtgtaaaaactttaaataccacttaaaataatacatatagaatataaaattattgaataAACTAGTTTACACCATTCTATTTCAAAATTAACAATTCCGTCACAGTCTTAGTAAAAGTaacttttgatataaataaaatacttaaCTGATAAAATGTAGCTACAGTAAATATGGGAtaattatattgataattttagTATACTGATGTTAAATTATTTGTCTATTCTTTATAAAGtaatacattatattatttatgattaataattaatttgaaaatcATCTTTTTAGTAAAAAACCATATTTTGGAGTTTAGATTTCTCGATTACTTCATAAATAACTTTATCAAAACTTTATGACCAATAACTTACAAATTTTAGTCATTTGTTTGCTAAATAATTCCTGAATTGATACTCACTACAAGGCctattactaatattttttatgaaacactatattttattttaagcttattttatttctaattatttatttccagtgatatatatattatatattatactgCAGTCTATTTTTAGtagaaattacaaaatatgtCGGATTTTactataaaacaattttaattaatagtttTGGACTATATTAATTATCTGCCAACATTAGTAGTATATTGGTTTATATTAAGAACgagagttctttttttttaagaactaAGGTTCAAATCCACATAATGTATATACtgttaaagaaaaaattcaCTCGCATAGGTTTCTAGCGTTCAATTCCCATAGAAACAATGTCTATACCACCGTTTATAAGACTGATCATCACtaactggaatcttcacatCACGAATTGGAATCTTTAGATGTTGACAcaattaccatatatatatatatatatataatttaagcattatTTTGTGATATCCCAATAGCAGAAGTGCCAAAAATAAACAGCAATGAAGGTGAAATTTTCCAATTATTTACGACCAGATCAATATGGAACATGCAGATACAGAGGATCCACGTTATAAAAAAACATTCCGGTTGTTGTCGACGTTAataacaatacaaaataaacaaaaagatttaCAATTTTCATTCACATCGAGACTTCGGTTGATAACATTACTTAATCGCCGaatcacagaaaaaaaaagttaagctacgaaaaaattaattaatttgtagaaattttttaaatctgCTGAATAAAAATTGCGgaataattttctaaacaattgGATAAACTTTATGGAATGGTAGAATATAAATTGttcaaacataatttttaaatttaatacatTATTTAACCTACAGAAAATTAATAactataactaaatattattataataataaaaataccaattaaatataatcaaaacatttaGTTTGTCTTAATTATTTAtctcatataattaaattatatgaaaaagtTGATTCCACAAATAATCTACTAAAATTTCACATTTTCACCTAATAAGAATCATTTTGTATTTCTTTCAACAAAAATGCAAAGTCTGGCTCTTATGTTTTATTCCACGGATTTTCttgattagtaaaatttttGCATTTTTCGCGTTTTTAGACGCTATTCCTTCATTCTACTTTGTTACCAATTAAAATCTGAATGTagtatttagtttttttagagATGTCATATCGAGTCATTAATTGTTAGAGCAC from Raphanus sativus cultivar WK10039 chromosome 8, ASM80110v3, whole genome shotgun sequence includes:
- the LOC108822422 gene encoding monosaccharide-sensing protein 1; this encodes MKGATLVALAATIGNFLQGWDNATIAGAMVYINKDMNLATSVQGLVVAMSLIGATVITTCSGPISDWLGRRPMLILSSVMYFLSGLIMLWSPNVYVLCLARLLDGFGAGLAVTLVPVYISETAPPEIRGQLNTLPQFLGSGGMFLSYCMVFAMSLSDAPSWRGMLGVLSIPSLVYLFFTVFYLPESPRWLVSKGRMDEAKKVLQQLCGREDVTDEMALLVEGLDIGGEKTLEDLLVTLDDHEALETVDEDGQMRLLGTHENQSYIARPVPEQQSSMFLRSRHGSVANQSMILKDPLVGLFDSLHEKMPEAGGGNTRSGIFPHFGSMFSTNADAPPHGKPAHWEKDVESQFNKDHDDYATDDNAGDDDSDNDLRSPLMSRQTTSMDKDMIPHPTGGSTLSMRRHSTLTGETNMGIGGGWHMGYRYDNGEYKRYYLKEDNADSRRGSIISLPGGGPDGGGSYIHASALVSKSVLGPKSIHGSAMVPQEKTAPTGPLWSALLEPGVKRALVVGVGIQILQQFSGINGVLYYTPQILERAGVDILLSSFGLSSISASFLISGLTTLLMLPSIVVAMRLMDVSGRRALLLWTIPVLILSLIVLVISELVHISKVVNAALSTACVILYFCFFVMGYGPIPNILCSEIFPTRVRGLCIAICAMVFWIGDIIVTYSLPVLLSSIGLVGVFIIYGAVCVISWIFVYMKVPETKGMPLEVITDYFAFGAQAQASAPSKDT